One Vigna radiata var. radiata cultivar VC1973A unplaced genomic scaffold, Vradiata_ver6 scaffold_174, whole genome shotgun sequence DNA window includes the following coding sequences:
- the LOC106780241 gene encoding AT-hook motif nuclear-localized protein 17 encodes MFSKLHPQHQPFQFSRECQTSEEDDSRSNGGPNLAAQKPVSTGDGATIEVVRRPRGRPPGSKNKPKPPLIITREPDPSMSPFILEIPGGNDVVDALARFSRRKNTSLCVLNGSGTVGNVTLRQPSVAPVGTVTFHGRFDILSMSATFLLHAPPPPAPPSTFAVSLAGPQGQIVGGHVTGRLLAAGTVFIIAASFNNPSFHRLSSGDDAHNHSASGGGVGDAQSPPASVGGAESGQLQAESCMYSCHLPSDVIWAPTARPPF; translated from the coding sequence ATGTTCTCAAAACTTCATCCACAGCACCAACCATTTCAGTTCTCTCGGGAATGTCAAACATCCGAGGAGGATGACAGCCGGAGTAACGGGGGACCCAACCTCGCGGCCCAGAAGCCCGTCTCCACAGGGGATGGAGCTACAATTGAAGTAGTGCGGCGGCCCAGGGGCCGCCCTCCGGGCTCcaaaaacaagcccaagccgcCTCTTATTATTACCCGCGAGCCAGACCCCTCCATGAGCCCCTTCATTTTAGAAATCCCCGGCGGAAACGACGTCGTGGATGCCCTAGCCCGGTTCAGCCGCAGAAAGAACACGAGCCTCTGTGTCCTCAACGGTTCGGGAACAGTCGGTAACGTCACTCTCCGCCAACCCTCCGTTGCTCCCGTCGGCACTGTTACCTTCCATGGCCGCTTCGACATCCTCTCCATGTCCGCCACCTTCCTCCTCCACGCACCCCCGCCGCCGGCCCCTCCCTCCACCTTCGCCGTCTCGCTCGCCGGACCGCAAGGGCAGATCGTAGGCGGACACGTCACTGGAAGGCTGCTCGCTGCTGGGACGGTGTTTATCATCGCCGCGTCGTTCAACAACCCCTCCTTCCACCGGCTCTCGTCAGGGGATGACGCGCATAATCACTCCGCGTCCGGCGGCGGTGTCGGCGATGCGCAGTCGCCGCCTGCCTCTGTTGGCGGCGCGGAGAGCGGACAACTTCAGGCGGAGTCGTGTATGTACAGCTGTCACCTCCCTTCGGATGTGATTTGGGCTCCCACGGCCAGACCACCTTTCTGA